A stretch of DNA from bacterium:
GTGTGACGAAGCACTATGGGGAAACACGATGAGTTGCATGGTTCGCACCCCGGGCCCTACGGATCTTGCGCGAGCGTTTGCGAGTTCCTTCGGGCTATCGACTGGTATGCGAGTCCGCCATTCGGCGCAGGGCGGCGATGTGTTCGGGCGGAGTACCGCAGCAACCGCCGATGATCGCCACGCCGAGGTCGATCAACTCTCGGGCTTTCTCCGCCATGAACTCCGGCGTCTCGTCGTAGACGGTGATGCCCTCTTTCGTTCGGGGAAGGCCGGCATTGGATTGGATGATCAGCGGCAGCTCGGACCGCCGCCGCAGCTCCCGGGCGATCTTGATCATATTCTCGATGCCGTTGCCGCAGTTCGAGCCGATCACATCCGCCCCGGCTTCCGCAAGACCGACTGCCGCCTGCTCGACACTGACACCCATGATCGTAAAGAAACCGCGCGGCGTGGCATCGAAGGTCATCGTCGTCATGACGGGAATCGCCGGCGACACATCCTTAGCCGCCTTGATCGCCAACCCGGCTTCGGCCAGATCGGTCATCGTCTCGACACAGATCACATCAACGCTGGCACCGACGAGGCTCTCCATCTGGCTGCGAAAGCCGGCATAGACCTCGTCCTGATCCACGTCGCCGTAGGGCTTGAGGATTCGTCCACACGGGCCACAGGAGCCGGATACGTAGGCGCGGTCGCCCACGACCCTGCGCACAGCACGCACCGCGTTCTCGGTGATCTTCTTCGCCTGCCCCTCCAGTCCGTACTGCGCCAGCTTCAGCGGAGAGCCGCCAAAGGTGTTGGTTTGAATCAGTTCCGCCCCGGCCCGCAGATACGACGCCGCAATCTCTTCGAGGAACTCGGGATGAGTAAGGTTAATGGCCTCCGGGCATTGTCCCGGTTCGAGGCCCATTTGGAACAACATTGTCCCCATAGCCCCGTCGGCAATAAGCACTCTACTCTCGGACAGTCGTTCAAGAAACCCCGTCATCTCACGATTTACCTATGAGTTCCTTGACGCGGTCTACGGCACTGGCGGCGTCGAATCCGTAGGCATCCGCTCCGATCTCGCGGGCAAACTCTTCCGACACCGGGGCACCACCGACGATGGTCTTGACCGTCTCACCTAGTTGCCGCTCCTGCACACAGTCGACGACCTTCCTCATAACCGGCATAGTCGTTGTCAACAGCGCGGACATGCCAATCACCCGAGCATCGCGTTCTACGGCCGCATCGACGAACCGCTCCGGAGCCACGTTATTCCCCAAGTCAATCACTTCAAACCCCGCGCCATGGAGCATGACGCCGATGAGGTTCTTGCCGATATCGTGCAAATCCCCCTGGACAGTGCCGAGGACGACTTTCCCTAACGACGGAACATCTTCACTGATCAACAGTGGCTTCAGTCGATCCATTCCGGCATACATAGCTTTCGCGGCCAGCAACACATCCGGCAGAAACATATCATGGGCTTTGAAGCGCTCCCCAACTGTAGCCATCCCCGCCAGAAGACCGGTATCAAGAATCTCCTTTGCAGGTATTCGGTCGTCAATGGCCTGTTGGGTGAGTTTCCCTACTTTCTCATCGTCACCATTCACCAAATGCTCCGCAAGCTGCGCGAGTATTTCCATATCCACTCTCCCTGTCCGAGCGAACAATACTAATCCGCAAGCACCGCCCGTATGCGCGCCCGACAGCCGCGCGTATCACAGTGGCCACATGATGGAT
This window harbors:
- a CDS encoding homocysteine S-methyltransferase family protein: MTGFLERLSESRVLIADGAMGTMLFQMGLEPGQCPEAINLTHPEFLEEIAASYLRAGAELIQTNTFGGSPLKLAQYGLEGQAKKITENAVRAVRRVVGDRAYVSGSCGPCGRILKPYGDVDQDEVYAGFRSQMESLVGASVDVICVETMTDLAEAGLAIKAAKDVSPAIPVMTTMTFDATPRGFFTIMGVSVEQAAVGLAEAGADVIGSNCGNGIENMIKIARELRRRSELPLIIQSNAGLPRTKEGITVYDETPEFMAEKARELIDLGVAIIGGCCGTPPEHIAALRRMADSHTSR
- a CDS encoding corrinoid protein, producing MEILAQLAEHLVNGDDEKVGKLTQQAIDDRIPAKEILDTGLLAGMATVGERFKAHDMFLPDVLLAAKAMYAGMDRLKPLLISEDVPSLGKVVLGTVQGDLHDIGKNLIGVMLHGAGFEVIDLGNNVAPERFVDAAVERDARVIGMSALLTTTMPVMRKVVDCVQERQLGETVKTIVGGAPVSEEFAREIGADAYGFDAASAVDRVKELIGKS